Proteins encoded in a region of the Isoalcanivorax pacificus W11-5 genome:
- a CDS encoding SDR family NAD(P)-dependent oxidoreductase codes for MKVLENRVAVITGAASGIGKALAEQLAAAGCRLAISDVNSKDLEALAKTLRANGHEVHSEKLDVADRQAFYDYAERVHAHYGQVNLVINNAGVALGATVEDMNYDDFEWLMGINFWGVVYGTKAFLPFLKEADEAHIVNISSVFGLVGIPTQSAYNAAKFAVRGFTESLRMELEIEGGRVSCSCVHPGGIKTNIARNARMNDVSHITGADAEKSIADFEKMFRTTAADAASTIINGVRRNKRRILIGGDAYAIDTMQRTLPTLYQRLIVNGQKLMRKRQA; via the coding sequence ATGAAGGTACTGGAAAACCGCGTCGCCGTGATTACCGGCGCTGCCTCGGGGATTGGCAAGGCACTGGCGGAACAGCTGGCTGCGGCAGGCTGCCGGCTGGCCATTTCCGATGTGAACAGCAAGGATCTCGAGGCGCTGGCCAAGACCCTGCGTGCCAATGGCCATGAAGTGCACAGCGAAAAGCTGGACGTCGCCGACCGCCAGGCCTTCTACGACTACGCCGAGCGGGTACACGCCCACTACGGTCAGGTGAACCTGGTCATCAACAACGCCGGTGTGGCGCTGGGCGCCACCGTTGAAGACATGAACTACGATGATTTCGAGTGGCTCATGGGCATCAACTTCTGGGGCGTGGTGTACGGCACCAAGGCATTCCTGCCGTTCCTGAAAGAAGCCGACGAAGCCCATATCGTCAACATTTCCAGCGTATTCGGTCTGGTCGGCATTCCGACCCAGTCGGCCTATAACGCTGCCAAGTTCGCCGTGCGGGGCTTTACCGAATCACTGCGCATGGAACTGGAGATCGAGGGCGGCCGTGTGTCCTGCTCCTGCGTGCACCCCGGCGGCATCAAGACCAATATTGCCCGCAACGCACGCATGAACGATGTCTCCCACATCACCGGAGCCGATGCCGAGAAATCCATCGCCGATTTTGAGAAGATGTTCCGCACCACGGCCGCCGACGCCGCCAGCACCATCATCAATGGTGTGCGCCGCAACAAGCGCCGTATCCTGATCGGCGGTGATGCGTACGCCATCGACACCATGCAGCGCACCCTGCCGACCCTGTATCAGCGCCTGATCGTCAACGGCCAGAAGCTGATGCGCAAGCGCCAGGCCTGA
- a CDS encoding START domain-containing protein, with product MTRHASAQCSFFSLTTIAWIALACCLLLAAPAGHAAGDLEALDDSWRLVSDRNDIQVYMRHRDDTRLKTFRGVTQFKLTDQYALVAVLNDYDAYPRWLHFVDSAEEIGRESDLLRYLRFTTLLPWPLANREAVLRADVREIRSQDEQRVEVLLSNAPDRLPSNEDYIRFPEMQGIFGARDLGNDTVEITYQLVLDPGGYIPAWLANILLRDAPYFTLDRLRRIVKRPEYQGHYYDYIHLKGPGSLPHEADPET from the coding sequence ATGACACGGCACGCTTCTGCCCAGTGCAGCTTCTTTTCGCTCACCACCATCGCCTGGATAGCGCTCGCCTGTTGTCTGCTGCTGGCGGCGCCGGCCGGGCACGCGGCAGGTGACCTGGAAGCGCTGGATGACAGCTGGCGGCTGGTCAGCGACCGCAACGATATCCAGGTCTACATGCGTCACCGTGACGACACCCGCCTGAAAACCTTCCGCGGCGTGACCCAATTCAAACTGACAGACCAGTACGCACTGGTGGCCGTGCTGAACGATTACGACGCCTATCCGCGCTGGCTGCATTTCGTCGACAGTGCCGAAGAGATCGGCCGCGAATCCGACCTGCTGCGCTATCTGCGCTTCACCACCCTGCTGCCCTGGCCACTGGCCAACCGCGAAGCGGTACTGCGCGCCGACGTGCGCGAAATCCGTAGCCAGGACGAGCAGCGCGTGGAAGTGCTGCTGAGCAACGCCCCGGACCGGCTGCCGTCGAATGAGGACTACATCCGTTTCCCCGAAATGCAGGGCATCTTCGGCGCCCGCGATCTCGGTAACGATACGGTCGAAATCACCTATCAACTGGTGCTGGACCCGGGCGGCTATATCCCTGCCTGGCTGGCCAACATCCTGCTGCGCGATGCCCCCTACTTCACGCTGGACCGGCTGCGCCGCATCGTGAAACGCCCGGAATATCAGGGGCATTACTACGACTACATCCATCTCAAGGGACCAGGCAGCCTGCCGCACGAAGCTGACCCGGAAACGTAA
- a CDS encoding putative bifunctional diguanylate cyclase/phosphodiesterase — MPVSLSLQSRARSGEPGPSRLARRLADQEDFSRLLQDTADIVVITQDHRGRVLSVNRYGRWLCGKALTNIRRRAFIDLLSAAPADLPERLTEVAEGRHHGFRHETAMRRENGDTLLLSWWHTAWHLDDGRKRRVISIGLDISDQRIAEEHIGWLSTHDPLTGLFNRRRFIEEGRRWLSATAAGTRPGFALMLLDLDQFKDINDLNGHHQGDRLLQEVARLLRDTLRQSDVIARLGGDEFGILLASDQPDAIEQAASRCCQALADLSVQQGDANLPVTTSIGIGICPRDGETIEALLANADIAMYQAKAQGRNAWHVCSGDDEHRERIHERVYWEQRVRETLSGDGLQMHFQAILDIADNEISHHEALLRVSDGRGGFLATQHLINAAEQSGMIVQLDERVIQQVCHHLAALNRAGIRAQLALNLSGMSFRNPRLISQVRHWIRHYQVDPQDIIFEITETAALADIAATIEVMQALKTLGCRFALDDFGVGFSSLYYLKKLPVDFVKIDGSFIRHLHENDEHKVLIQALVDVARAFRLKTVAEFVENPAILDILRELGVDYAQGYHIDRPQAFDTLWPA, encoded by the coding sequence ATGCCAGTGTCTTTGAGTCTTCAGTCACGAGCCCGTTCGGGGGAACCGGGGCCCTCTCGCCTTGCCCGACGCCTGGCTGATCAGGAAGATTTCAGCCGTCTACTGCAGGATACAGCCGACATCGTGGTCATCACCCAGGACCACCGCGGGCGCGTACTGTCCGTGAACCGCTATGGGCGCTGGCTGTGTGGCAAGGCGCTGACCAATATACGTCGCCGCGCCTTCATCGACCTGCTCTCTGCTGCCCCCGCCGACCTGCCCGAGCGCCTGACCGAAGTGGCCGAGGGCCGTCATCACGGCTTCCGCCACGAAACAGCCATGCGTCGCGAAAACGGCGACACCCTGCTGTTGTCCTGGTGGCACACGGCCTGGCACCTGGACGACGGGCGCAAGCGCCGGGTGATCAGCATTGGCCTGGACATCTCCGACCAGCGCATCGCCGAGGAGCACATCGGCTGGCTCTCGACCCACGATCCGCTCACCGGCCTGTTCAACCGCCGCCGCTTCATCGAAGAGGGGCGTCGCTGGCTGTCCGCCACCGCCGCCGGCACCCGGCCCGGGTTCGCCCTGATGCTGCTGGATCTGGATCAGTTCAAGGACATCAACGATCTCAACGGCCACCACCAGGGTGACCGCCTGCTGCAGGAAGTGGCACGGTTGCTGCGCGACACCCTGCGCCAGTCGGATGTGATTGCCCGCCTGGGTGGCGACGAATTCGGCATCCTGCTGGCCAGCGATCAGCCGGACGCCATCGAACAAGCCGCCAGCCGGTGCTGCCAGGCCCTGGCCGACCTGTCCGTGCAGCAGGGCGACGCCAACCTGCCCGTCACCACCAGCATCGGTATCGGCATCTGCCCACGCGATGGCGAAACCATTGAAGCGTTGCTGGCCAATGCCGACATCGCCATGTACCAGGCGAAGGCGCAAGGCCGCAACGCCTGGCACGTCTGCAGTGGTGATGACGAGCACCGCGAGCGCATCCACGAGCGGGTCTACTGGGAACAGCGGGTGCGCGAAACCTTGTCCGGCGATGGCCTGCAAATGCACTTCCAGGCGATCCTCGACATCGCCGACAACGAAATAAGCCACCACGAAGCGCTGCTGCGCGTCAGCGACGGACGCGGCGGTTTTCTCGCCACCCAGCACCTGATCAATGCCGCCGAACAGTCCGGCATGATCGTGCAGCTGGACGAGCGGGTCATCCAGCAGGTCTGTCACCACCTGGCGGCGCTCAACCGCGCCGGTATCCGCGCGCAACTGGCGCTGAACCTGTCCGGCATGTCGTTCCGCAATCCGCGCCTGATCAGCCAGGTCCGTCACTGGATACGGCATTATCAGGTGGACCCGCAGGACATCATTTTCGAGATTACCGAGACCGCCGCACTGGCCGATATCGCCGCCACCATCGAAGTGATGCAGGCACTGAAGACACTCGGCTGCCGCTTTGCGCTGGATGACTTCGGCGTTGGTTTTTCGTCCCTCTACTATTTGAAAAAACTGCCGGTGGATTTCGTCAAGATCGACGGTTCGTTCATCCGTCATCTGCACGAAAACGACGAGCACAAAGTGCTGATCCAGGCACTGGTGGATGTAGCACGGGCATTCCGTTTGAAGACCGTCGCGGAATTCGTCGAGAACCCGGCGATTCTCGATATTCTTCGCGAACTTGGCGTGGACTATGCGCAGGGCTATCACATCGATCGGCCACAGGCGTTCGACACGCTCTGGCCGGCATGA
- a CDS encoding lysophospholipid acyltransferase family protein translates to MPRLLYTLYIWLVFVPAMLIITLAMGLLCLASAPFIGPRQAGRLCAVPWARAGLLLSGVSVSVEGQAHARPGQSYVIVANHLSHFDIWVLYGYLGMDIRWVAKQEVRRIPIVGISCVALGHIFIDRSHPDRAIASLRAAQQQVSHGTCILFFPEGTRSRDGQPRAFKKGAFRMAADLGLPVLPITLSGTRDVLPADSLHLSPGHAHICIHPPIAARGNSDEAVEALLQESRERIISGQSRSDAIIAQ, encoded by the coding sequence ATGCCACGACTGCTTTACACCCTCTATATCTGGCTGGTGTTCGTGCCGGCAATGCTGATCATCACACTGGCGATGGGCCTGCTGTGTCTGGCGAGCGCGCCCTTTATCGGCCCTCGCCAGGCCGGGCGCCTGTGCGCAGTGCCCTGGGCACGCGCCGGGCTGCTGCTGTCTGGTGTGTCGGTCAGCGTGGAAGGCCAGGCGCACGCACGTCCGGGCCAGAGCTACGTGATCGTCGCCAATCATCTCAGCCACTTCGATATCTGGGTGCTCTACGGCTACCTGGGCATGGACATCCGCTGGGTAGCCAAGCAGGAGGTGCGGCGTATCCCCATCGTCGGTATTTCCTGCGTGGCGCTGGGACATATCTTCATCGACCGTTCGCATCCGGACCGCGCCATTGCCAGCCTGCGGGCAGCACAACAGCAGGTCAGCCACGGCACCTGCATCCTCTTTTTCCCGGAAGGCACCCGCAGCCGTGATGGCCAGCCCCGGGCATTCAAGAAGGGCGCCTTCCGCATGGCGGCGGACCTGGGGCTGCCGGTCCTGCCGATCACCCTGTCCGGCACCCGCGACGTCCTGCCTGCGGACAGCCTCCACCTGTCGCCCGGCCACGCGCATATCTGCATCCATCCGCCCATCGCCGCACGCGGCAACAGCGACGAGGCCGTCGAGGCCCTGCTGCAGGAAAGCCGCGAGCGGATCATCAGCGGCCAGTCCCGCAGCGACGCCATCATCGCCCAGTAA
- a CDS encoding DUF938 domain-containing protein: MDKPYAPSCDNNRGPILAVLQQYFTAPATVLELGSGTGQHAAWLPAHLPHLTWQPSELADNLPGIRAWLNDAALPNVAAPIPLDMAAPWPALDFDHLFSVNTFHILAADEVARAIATGGARLPAGGLFVVYGPFNYDGDFTSDSNARFDGWLRARNPASGLRDQGWVVEQMQTAGLTLIADHAMPANNRTLVFRKA; encoded by the coding sequence ATGGACAAACCCTACGCGCCGTCCTGTGACAACAATCGCGGCCCCATCCTGGCCGTGCTGCAGCAATACTTCACCGCCCCCGCCACCGTCCTCGAGCTGGGCAGTGGCACCGGCCAGCATGCCGCCTGGCTGCCGGCCCATCTGCCGCACCTCACCTGGCAGCCTTCCGAACTGGCCGACAACCTGCCCGGCATCCGTGCCTGGCTCAACGATGCCGCACTCCCGAACGTGGCCGCCCCCATCCCGCTGGACATGGCCGCGCCCTGGCCGGCACTGGACTTCGACCATCTGTTCAGCGTCAACACCTTCCACATCCTCGCCGCCGACGAGGTGGCCCGCGCCATCGCCACCGGCGGCGCGCGCCTGCCGGCCGGCGGCCTGTTTGTGGTCTACGGGCCGTTCAATTACGATGGCGACTTCACATCGGACAGCAATGCCCGCTTTGATGGCTGGCTGCGCGCGCGCAATCCGGCCTCTGGTCTGCGGGATCAGGGTTGGGTCGTTGAGCAGATGCAGACCGCCGGGCTGACCCTGATTGCGGATCACGCCATGCCGGCCAACAATCGCACG